The DNA region TACATGCTACTAAGTCGGGAGGATTATGGAAGTCGGGTCTGTTGGGTGAGTCGGGTACCCGATCGGGtcgggacagacccgactggaaggAACAACGCCTGGGAGGGGAGCTCACTGGTCCAGGTGGTTCGGACAGCTTCTCGAAGCTGGCGAGGGTGCTTCGGGGTTCCAAGAGGCTCCCGGAGATGGTCGAGGATGGCTCCGAACTGGCGTGTATCTGTTTAAACCCGGAAGGCACGAACAGACCCGGTtagacaaaaatgaaatagagaggaagagaggcgGTCTGGGGTGGCTCCGATGGTGTGATACGGTCACACGTGACCCCTGGCTGGTCCCTGGATGCAAGGAAGGTGGTCTCCGGGGTCGTGGGTCGTCCGGTCACCGAATCGAGGGAATGGCGCCAGCTGGAAGATGGTCTCCGTGAGTGACAAGCCAAGAGGGGGTCTGAGGATGAGGCGAGAACTGAGAGGGAATGGGAGTGAGAGGGAGTGAGATGCCAGCTGAGGGGAGTGACGAGGGGGACGTGGATTGATGAAGCCCGGAAGTCGGAGGGTGAGGGGGGCCGACGGTTGTTCTGTGGGTGTGCTGTGGGAGTGAGTTCGCGTGAGGAAGGGCTGTTGCTGGGAGGAATGACCGGAGGGTTTCTTTGAGTGTCTGTGAAGATTGTAGAAGATAGGCGAGGGCAGCAGAGATGCCGAGGACCGAGAGATCCGTTGGCTGCAGAACAGAGGAACAAGAAGAAGGAGGCGGGGGCCAGGGAGCTTGCGTGCGGGAGAGTCGGGTTCAGAACAGATCGGAACTGATCAGAGGTGGCAGCTTCCGTGCGAAAGAGAGCAAGCGGGCCGAAGAGGAGGCAGGTGGGCAAGGTTACGGGTAGGCATGCATGGGTGTGCATGGGGGGTGGCGTGAGGAGAAAGAGTTACCGTGAGCAGAGGATGAATCAGAGGAGGGATGGCAGGCTCGGTGCAGAGGATGGCAGAgaggaaaggaagaaaaagaaaagaaaaatggcagGTTCGGTGGGGGTGCCGAACaggtggaagaagaagagaaaaagaaagaaaagaaaagattggCAGGCTTGGTCAGGAGGTTGCAGGGAAGAGCAGAGAAGgcaaggaaaaaagaagaaagttcTGCAGGTTCGGTCAGGGAGGGTTGCAGGGGAaaggaggaagaaagaaaagaaaaggaaaaagaaagaggagagaaaaagaatcacAACAGGAGATACCCTtattacatataaataaagagagacaattataacaattgcttctaaaattcttaattttgagACAAAAACACTATATGCCTCTTATGTAGATTTTATTCGTCTCTTAAGCACCTAAAATTACTAATGTATCACAATTACTAGCACCAAATAAGTCTTTTgcctttaaaaaattacttttagaAACATATAAGTGAGGCATATAGAGAACTTGGCACTAAGGCTATAATAGCAATCTAATAAGTGCTTATTTGATTGAGTTTTAAGTAAAGTAGTGTTTGAtgaattcttttaaaattatgatttagCTAATTTCTGAGATTGAAAACATGATTTACTTCAGCAGATTACTATGTGCTCATAAAAATTGCTTCTacttattttctattttaagtattaattttaatttcaacagTTTCAAATTATTATCTCCCAAATGCTTTTACTTATTATAAAATCAGCAAATTTATCATCAATTATACTTGAGCACTTTTGTTTCGGCAACATCACTCCCAAACCAAACCTAAATTCTCATTTAGAAAACAATAGAATTAATTGCTTCTAACTCCAATTTGTATTTGCCCATAATATAATTTGTTAGAGGTAAAATACAAATACCTCTAAATCTAATTCTCATTTGCCTCCAGCTTAACAAATTTTatgtacaaaataagtaaataaaatgttgaaaatttaatgaattatttttacttaaacacagaaaatttatttgatataaatGAAAAGATATTCAATTTACTCTCTACATAAGTGAAAGATGtcttttgatttatttataatataaattatgttatgcatatattgaattaaataaaatagaaaactaGTGTTTTTTGTGTATTTCACATcattcatttttgtttttatacgatattttttatataaacttTTTAATATGGAAAAAATTTTGTATTAGATTTAGATAACTCATCTTCAAGAAACATTAGTGATCAATAACTAACGCCCAATAGCAAGTGGAACGCAAAGAGAAGATATAAACTAACAATTTCCATGGAGAATTAGCAAATTATTGCAaaataataagtaaaaaattgaGATAGTTAGGTCTCGTTTTCATATTTGAGATCAAGAGTCAAaagtgacaaaaaaaattcaacaacTGACATTTATATCTGATGGCGGACGTACATTTTGTGAGCTTGCGTCTAATTATagcaatttttttatagaCGAATCGGTCATAATTTTTATGTGATACtttctatttaaaatatacataatatctttaaaaaaagatttttatttttggaaaagtaattattatttatctataaaatatatgatttaattttttaaaagcaaatatgattttacatgatttattatctataaaaatatgatcTAGTTATCAAAAGAGGGTTAGCGCAGTGGCGCACATTTTTGCGTGATAACCTAGAGGTTGCAGATTCGATATTTGATAGGACTACACGTGTTCATTTATTAGTTCTTTAGGAATTCTCTACATTGTACTAGGCTTTGGGCCTTCTTTGTAACTTAAAGAGTATGATttaatttgttcttttttttaaatataatctTACAATGCAGCTCCGCATTGTACTCCGCTTTGGATCTAAGAAGATTGAAACCCAATATAATTTTTCGGGTTCACTCTCGTTATTCAACTGTCGGCATAAAGTATATTTCTATGAAAGAATAGGATGCTCGATTATGTTCCTTTTTATATCTAGGAGACAAAGACGGATttgagacaaaaaaaaatttgtctcAAAGTTGCCACGCATATTGAGACGGAAACTGTCATCTCACCAAGGAATGAGATAGACAAATCCGTCTCTTCATCTATCTCAAACTAGAGATACGAACGCAGACAGATTTTGTCATCCTTTGATAGCGTGAGACAAACATTGAGATAGATATTTTTGTCTCTCCTTAAGCCTGGACGGAAGCGGTCATCCCCATGTTTGTCTCAAATTGAGATTGAATTTGAGATGGAGCCGTTTCATCTCAAATTTTTGTTTCTATTTGGCTGCTTTCCTATAGTGGAGACTTTTTtataaggaaaataagaaCTAAACCGCTTGAACTAATCAAAGTTTGTCattgaagattattatttgaaaattgaaaataataattaaaaaatttattataatttttaatatgaaaattgatgataaaaaatctaattaattacaataagaAATGATATAGTGTTAAAACAAAAGATTGTCTTGAACGTTCTTCTATATTTGATGTCGAAGGGATTACATATATACAGACCCATTCTCTTGCTAAGAGGAAACTAGAAGAAACTAATCTTAGGTAGGAATCAAAAGGTGCCTAATCTAGGAAGATTACAATGGAAATATATCACAAAGTGTATCCCGAGATATTGTCGTATAAGATTTAGCATATCCCGAACATATCTcgtaatactccccctcaagttggagcatgAGATGATCGAATGCCCAACTTGCTAAGGAGAAAAGTAAAACGATCTCGACTCAACGCCTTTGTGAATATATCTGCGAACTGCAGCTTGGATGAAACATGTGCAGTGGCGATGACTCGAGACTGAATGTGCTCACGAATGAAGTGACAGTCTATCTCTATATGCTTGGTCCTCTCGTGAAACACAGGATTAGCTGCAATATGTAATGCAGCTTGATTGTCACAGAACAAGCGTGTAGGATGGTCACTCCTAATCCCTAGAGATTTCAACAAACTCCGCAGCCAAATAATCTCGCTTACAGTAGCAGCCATAGCTCTATACTCAGCTTCCGCAGATGATCGGGATACTGTGGTCTGCTTCTTTGTCTTCCAAGAAACCGGCGATCCTCCAAGTGTAATGAAATATCCTGTAACCGATCTTCTAGTCATAGGACAACCTGCCCAATCCGAATCACAATATGCCACAAGATCCAGAGAATTTGGCTGTATGAAAATTCCCTGTCCTGGAGACTGCTTTAGATAACGCACAACTCTCATGGCTGCATCCCAATGAGACTGTCGTGGATCCTGCATAAATTGGGCTAATATGTGCACTGAGTAACTCAAATCAGGCCTGGTAATAGTCAAATAAATCAACCGACCAATGAGACGTCTATATCTGCTTGCGTCTACAAGATGTGGACCTGAATCAACAGAGAGCCCATGATTTTGCTCCATAGGAACATAAGAAGGCCGAGATCCCAGCTTACCACACTCGGTAAGAATGTCGAGTGCATATTTCCTCTGACTTAAAATGAGGCCTGAATCAGTACGAATTACCTCAATTCCTAAAAAATACTTCAACGGTCCAAGGTCCTTAATCCGGAAGCACTGATGAAGGTACTTCTTAAACGAGGCACAATGAGCAGAACTGTTGCCGACCACTATAAGATCATCGACATAAACAAGAACTCCCAAGAAAACCTCTCCtcttgaataaataaataaggagTGATCAGCATCAGATTGATGAAATCCGTATCCTCGTAAGGCATCCGCAAACTTTGAATACCAGTTGCGGGAAGCCTGTCGAAGACCATAAAGAGACTTTCGAAGCCGACAAACCACCTCTTTTCTTCGTGAAAAGAAACCCGGCGGTAGTCTCATATATACTTCTTCATCCAAATTCCCATGTAGAAATGCATTTTGTACATCCATCTGATGCATTTCCCATCCTCTCGCCACTGCAACAGTTAATAGACATCTCACAGTGACTAATTTTGCTACTGGAGCGAAAGTCTCGTGAAAATCAATGCCTTCCACTTGAGTAAATCCCTTGGCAACCAAACGTGCCTTATAACGCTCAATACTCCCATCTGCTCGTCGCTTTATTTTGTAAACCCACTTACAGTCTATGGGTCGCTTGCCATAAGGTAAAGTCTCCAACGTCCACGTCTCGTTTAATTCCAAAGCTCGTATTTCCTCTGCCATTGCGGTTCTCCATCGAGGATCACGGACAGCTTCCCGATATGTCTTGGGCTCGGTATCCGAATCAATAGCAGccatataaaataaatcaaaattaggAGAATTAGTACGAGCCAGATATGCTTCAATGGGATACGGCGTACCTGATGATTTCGGTGGAATTGGGGAGTAAGGGGGGTAATGGGTGGCAATATGAGTAACAAACTCCTTATTCTTATGATCCACAAAATCCCGAAGATGTTTTGGCGCCACAATTTCTCGGCCCGATCGTCTCGAAATAACGTTTTCCTGATTTCTGGCCTGTTCAGCCGTACCGCCCTGGGTATTTTCAGCCTGCCAGCCCAGATCATATTGTCCTTCGGGCTGGAGTCTCTGCACCGGAATTGGACTGGACAAATTCAGCCCACTTGAGCCGCTCTGATGTGGACTGCTCAATGCATCCTGAGTTGCCCGTTCCGCCAGTCCACTGGGCCCTCTCGATTGTGGGCTTTCTCCTCTTTGTTCCGTTAGTCCATCAAGGGCCCTTCCTTCCCCTTCTGCTGTCGACCCAAGCGTGTTCAATTGGCCCCTTTCTTCTCCATCCCGATTTCCTTCTCTATTATCCCAATTCTCATTCAACTCCCCCTCTCCATCGACATTTGTCTCGGCCCATGTTTGAAAAAATAACGGATTTCCTGCGTTCATCTTAAGGCGACCAATCTTCTCGTATGGGAATTCACTTTCACAGAACTGCACATCtcttgaaacaaaaaaatcttCTTTGTCCAAATCAAACATTCGCCACCCCTTCTTTCCATGAGGATAGCCAACAAAAATACATCTCCGAGATCTCTCAACAAGTTTATCTTTGTCACGTGGTCGATGATGCGCATAACACAGGGAGCCAAATACCCGTAGATTCGAATAGTTCAGCTTCCTCTGAAAAAGAACCTCATAGGGACTCTTGCCTTTTAGCACTTGCGTCGGCATGATATTGATCAAGTGTGCTGTGGTTGCAACACTCTCTCCCCAGAAACGTGTTGGAAGCGATGCCTGAAACAATAACGCTCGTGCAATGTTAAGGATATGCCTATGCTTTCTTTCGACCCTTCCATTTTGTTGTGGTGTGTCCACACAAGAAGTCTGATGTATAATTCCATTCCGAAAGAAAAACTCCTGTAGTTCTCGAGACAAGAATTCTAAACCATTATCACTTCGAACTACCTTCACAGTTGTTCCAAATTGATTTTTGACTAAGTTGCAAAAGCCCATCAAACTTTCTCTTGCTTCAGACTTGTCCTTCAACAAATATAACCATAATGCCCGACTATTATCATCCACAATAGTCAAAAAATAACTGGCTCCAGATATCGTTTTCTCCCTATAAGGACCCCATAAATCACAATGCACATGATGAAATGGAGCTGAAGCTTTATTCGAACTCAAATTGAACTGTGAGCGAGTCTGTTTAGCTCGAAGACATACATCACAATTCTTATTCTTCAAAAAACTAGAATCAAAGTCGATTTCCTTTATTGTAATACCGCTAGATGGATGCCCAAGACGTTTGTGCCAGATGTCTCCCGAGCCAACTCCCAAAGCCTGACAAGCCAACGCCGAGGATGCCACCCATCGCAAATAATATACCCCCCTTTGTAGCTCACCCAGTCCAACCGTCCTCTTCGATACGCGGTCCTGTATAAGACATAGATCAGGTAAGAAAGTGACAAGACAATCCATTTCTCTGCTTAGTTGGCCAACCGAGATCAGGTTGCAATTAAATTCCAGCACAAATAAAACATCCTGCAAAATGAATGAATCTCCAAGCCGAACATTCCCAACACTCGTTGCTCGAATGGAATTCCCGTTAGGGATATAAATAGAGAGTTCATCGTCAATCAATCTCAAATTACTCAGATTATTTTCACAGCTTGTCATATGCTTTGAGGCACCGGTGTCAATTATCCAATCTCCTTCCTtgacaaaaatgaaattatcatTACCAACAAGTGGCTCATCTCTCCCTTCGTGAGTTGCTATCATGCTCAGTAGGGTCACAAATTGGGCGTTGGACAGACCCAAGGATGATGAGCCCCCTATGCTGGTTGCCCTTCCTTCATGAGCGACGTTAGCTGGGTGCCCTGGGTATCCTTTGGAGTGTCCCGAGGAGTTGAGCCCCACACCGCCTGGAGTCGCGAGCTCGTGTGTAGCGTTGGCCGCCGTCAATCGGCCCCCACTCCACTACCCTGTACTCTGCCCAGATCCCTTCCACTGGGTTTATGTCACCTGCTTCCCGTAGCTTCCCGATTTCTTTCATTTCCCTTTATTGCTTCCGTCTGCGGGCTGACCATGGAAAGCCCAACACGAGCTCTTGACGTCGCCTGGTCGCCCACAGTGGTCACAGATCGGCCTCCCCTCCGAAGTCCACCTCTGTCCTTGCCGATTCTTGCTCAAGGTCCTGGCCGCAAAGGCTCCCAGTTCAGATCCCCCATCGGGCGTCCGGGCCGCATCTCTAGATCGAACCACAGCGTGCTGCTTCTCTTCCTCTGAGATCATCTGATAAACCCTACTCAACGTCGGTAAGGGCTCGATCCTAAGGATATCAGACCGCACGCTACGAAATTCATCATCCAATCCCATCAAAAATTGGTAAATtttctccttctccctctGAGCTACATACCGAGCAGCTGCATTACAGGAACATCCCAGTGACTCGATGTAGTTTTCGAGCTCATCCCACAGAGTCTTGATGCCCGAGTAGTATCTCTGGACAGTCTTACCCCCTTGCTTGTATAGACTAATATCTGACTTTAATTGGTAGATTCTCATCTCATTCCCTTGAGAGTACCTCTCCTTGAGATCATCCCAAAGGGTTTTGGCTTCTGTCGCATAAGCTGCACTCGGTTGGAGCTCCTTCTCTAACCCATTAAATATCCAGGCTAGGACAAGGGAGTTGCACATCTCCCAGTTTTCCAGATTGGGGTCTTCTGCCGGTGGCTTTGGCACTTTGCCTTCCACGAATCCTAGCTTTCCCTTTGCAGTGAGCGCGACCTTCATCGCTCTTGACCATGTCAAATAGTTCTCTCCGTTTAGAAGACAAGAGGTAATCTGTACCCCTGTTGAATCTGACGTACTGATCTTGAAAGTGGCCGAAGCCTGCATCCCCTTCCCAGAGTCTTCTGCTCTGTCTTCTTTCCTTGTCATCCTTCCTCAAAGCTAATCCTGGGTCTCAGAGGTTTCAATGAAAAccctgctctgataccatgttaAAACAAAAGATTGTCTTGAACGTTCTTCTATATTTGATGTCGAAGGGATTACATATATACAGACCCATTCTCTTGCTAAGAGGAAACTAGAAGAAACTAATCTTAGGTAGGAATCAAAAGGTGCCTAATCTAGGAAGATTACAATGGAAATATATCACAAAGTGTATCCCGAGATATTGTCGTATAAGATTTAGCATATCCCGAACATATATCGTAATATATAGAGtatatgaaaaaagaaacataCAATTcgcataataataataataataaaaaggagTTTCTCGTAATCTTACAGCCATATAATGGGTGACAAGAtaattaaaactttttttattacatccagcaaaatatttattaagtTTTAGAAACGGACTCGTCCAATCCTAGCCAACTCCTCCTCCATAGAATTTCCGACATGTTTTGAACCACTTCATTCTCAAACTTGATGTAATCATATCATTCTTTCTTCAGTCAGGTTGTTCTATCGCCATGATAACCATATATAGGATTCAGATTTCCCCTCTTGTTTTTGGCTTATTACGACCTGGTATCTAGGCATGGACCGCCCTGTCATTAGAAAACTTGACGCGGGTATTCGCAATCATCACCAGAGGGTTCTTCCTCCGTGAAGTGATTCCGAAAGTCTCCTCCATGTCCAGCTCCTCGGGCGAACTCTTACCATCACCGAATTCCCAATCGAAATGGTAAAGCAACTGAGCCAAAGGGACCTCAATGTTAGCAATCCCGAAGTTAATCCCGGGGCAAATCCTTCTCCCGCCACCAAAGGGAATGTATTCAAAGCTGTTCCCTCTAAAGTCCACCGATGACTCTAAGAACCTCTCGGGTCGGAACTCTTCCGGGCTGGACCAGGCGTCCGAGTCCCGCCCTATGGCCCATGTGTTGATGATGATCTTGGTCTTGGATGGGATATCGTAGCCCATTACTTTGCATTTCTCTCTAGCTTCTCTTGCCATTAGTGGGCCCGGTGGATGGAGCCTCAGTGTTTCCTTGACTACTACCTTGAGGTACTCTAGGCTTTCGAGGTCGGATTCCTCGACTCGGGGCTTGCCATTGAGGTGGTTTCGCACCTCTTGTTGGGCCTTGTGCATCACCCTTGGGTTTCTTAGCATTTCCGACATTGCCCACTCGATCGTCGTGGAGGATGTGTCTGTTCCGGCTGAGAAGATTTCCTGTGTCAAAGATGAAGAAATAATTTAGCCGGTCATTCAGCTGTCGAGAAGGATCACTCTTGTCAATTAAAGAAGAGAATTTCTCAGTGGCGTTACATATTGTTACGGATATATCAGCTAGGATGatttttttactaatttgATTTACCATGATAACATTTTTTATGACGTCCATCGTGATGAAAAACTTGAGTTCGCTGGTCTTCTGAAGATTCAGGAGCACATCGACTAAATCTTCCCTTGCTGGTGGTTTATTCTCATCATCAATGGCACTTTCAAGTTTGGCCTTGTGTTCTTCAATAATGTGGTTGAGAATCACATCGATCTTACGGTGCAGCCTCTCCCATGCAGGCTTCAGCCTGGACGTGTAGCGAAGGAGCTTTATCGATGGGAAGAGATCAGGTAATTCAAAACCTCCACCGAGCAGTGTTACCTCCTTTAAGAACGAAATGAATTCTTCTTGATATTTGCACCTAATTTTTCAAAGAAAGTGCAGAACCATACAACCAACAGAGAGTTAGAGCCCCACGTAATATATAGCCTTGAAAATTCACATTATCAAATGACTGGAAGATGCCATTCGCGTCCAATTAATCTATTTatgtgtttatatataatacactGTACCTTTATTTTCTTGATCAAACGATCTGGAAAAAGCTAAATTAATGTAGCAGGAGATCAGACAATTAGAAACGATTTTGACTTGTTAATTCGATCATTTTTTTGACCTAAAAGGAATTGGACTAAGACTCACTTACCTCTCTCCGAATGCTGCCCGGGAAGTCACATCGTTTATAAGGGACAGTATCAACTTGCTCAAGTTGAAAGGCTTCCCATCGGAGTCTCCGATAGCCTTGATCATCTTCATGGCCTCCTGTTCCCTGATAGACCGGAAAGACATAACCCTCTTCACACTGAGGAGTTCGAGCACACATATCTTCCTCATCTGCCTCCAGTACTCGCCGTAGGGAGAGAACACGAAGCTCGAGTTCTCATATGACATGACTTCGAGGGCACTGATCTCAGGCCTCTGGGCGAAGGCCAGCTCGTGGGTCTTGAGGATCTCCTTGACCGCGTCTGGTGAAGAGATCACTATGGTCAGGATCTCACCCAATTGGAGCCTCATTATGGGGCCATGTTGCCTGGCTAAGTTTCTAAGCGCATGGTGAGGGAGTGCGCCACTCATTTGGTGCAAGTTCCCAATTAAAGGTAGCCTCTTCGGTCCCGGAGGAAGCTCCAAAACGgtctctttttttatattatgtttcttcttccattttctGAGTGCaatgaagaggaagatgaCCAGGAAAGTGAAGAGAACATGAGGAGGTGGGAATTGGATCATTGTGGGTTTACAAGAATTTTGAATGATTTGGGGGCAAGAATTAGTATGGTGTGTTTCAGGGTATTTATATTTGCATGTGAACTGTTATGGGTTGGTATGGTATATATAGGACCtagatattaattaattattgatgAGATTGCTGACTTTTAGTCAAGATAACATTAGCGACTTCACAAAATTTAAAGGAGAGTTCAAACTTGCAATCTGCTCAAGAATTGCATTTAATTATAGGTGAATTCAAAATCCTCCCAAAAGTCAACTGTAATGTAACAGTAAAAGAGAGTATAATAAAGTGATACACACTTTCATTAAAAGtataagaaattttaattCAAATCTCGCATTATGTGAGGGACTTCTCTTATGTGCcgatttatttgtttttatcttTCTCTTTACTAGGTCTATAGATAAAGGTGTACACAAGCTAAAACTACTCGTGAGTTACGCAAACTCGACTCAATGAATACTTGAGATGAGCTTAGTAATACTTGACTCGAGAGATTTATGATTTAAATGAGCTCACTTAAAATTGCAAATGTGCATCATCTAATTGAGCTAACCACATTTATATGGCTCATGAGGAAGCACTAAAATTACATATTCTTTTTGTCTTCCTTCTAATAATTTTAGTCAGTATAATCTCAATGAACCTCAGTGCtcctatatatgtattttttattttttttttgctctttATACTGtattaatgaaatttcaaaCTATTTGTGCCGAATAAGATTCTACCGCTCGATCAAGCTCATAAGGAAGCTTGAACTTgacatttttcaaattcaccCAAGCTTGAGCTTACCAATATATACTCGACTCGGGTCAGCTCAGTCACACCCCCATTCATGCGCCTTCATTATAATTGGAAATGATCATCCAAAGAATATTAGGGAAAAAAGCCGACAAAGAGAAGTATAGGAAAATCCTTCACATGCCATTTAAAGGTCCAACTCCCCATGTAGTGGAATATTATTCCACTATAACTTTTTCTatggaagagaaaaaaaaaataccacAGTGAGATGTGCTATCGTCTATTAGTCGAGAAATCATTGCGAGCTTGATTTTTGTGATAAGAACATtcgcacttttcattaattagttagtattcttattttattatactaagtGGATGGGTCtccttaataaataaataaaaaatgcttGGGGAAAATTCTTTTGGAGACGATCTCAGTGAGCTgacattaaaaaagaaaacaaagtaAGCAACCAAAGCGACATATCATAGTCGATTTTCTAAATAGACACcattgtcaaatttatcaagCTGCTTGATTCAAAGTACTATCTTGCACCGTATGCCCCATTTTCTCTTCCGTAACTTATTTTCC from Punica granatum isolate Tunisia-2019 chromosome 3, ASM765513v2, whole genome shotgun sequence includes:
- the LOC116199102 gene encoding premnaspirodiene oxygenase-like; this encodes MIQFPPPHVLFTFLVIFLFIALRKWKKKHNIKKETVLELPPGPKRLPLIGNLHQMSGALPHHALRNLARQHGPIMRLQLGEILTIVISSPDAVKEILKTHELAFAQRPEISALEVMSYENSSFVFSPYGEYWRQMRKICVLELLSVKRVMSFRSIREQEAMKMIKAIGDSDGKPFNLSKLILSLINDVTSRAAFGERCKYQEEFISFLKEVTLLGGGFELPDLFPSIKLLRYTSRLKPAWERLHRKIDVILNHIIEEHKAKLESAIDDENKPPAREDLVDVLLNLQKTSELKFFITMDVIKNVIMEIFSAGTDTSSTTIEWAMSEMLRNPRVMHKAQQEVRNHLNGKPRVEESDLESLEYLKVVVKETLRLHPPGPLMAREAREKCKVMGYDIPSKTKIIINTWAIGRDSDAWSSPEEFRPERFLESSVDFRGNSFEYIPFGGGRRICPGINFGIANIEVPLAQLLYHFDWEFGDGKSSPEELDMEETFGITSRRKNPLVMIANTRVKFSNDRAVHA